From the Lolium rigidum isolate FL_2022 chromosome 2, APGP_CSIRO_Lrig_0.1, whole genome shotgun sequence genome, one window contains:
- the LOC124693561 gene encoding tubulin-folding cofactor A-like isoform X1, whose translation MATLRSLKIKTSTCMRVARELRSYEEVVGREAAKTAVMKNRGADLDDLKQQQENVLAESRMMVPDCHKRLDAAVADLKATLAELMR comes from the exons ATGGCGACTCTGAGGAGCCTCAAGATCAAGACCTCGACGTGCATGAGGGTGGCCAGGGAGCTGCGGTCGTACGaggaggtggtggggagggaggcgGCCAAGACCGCCGTCATGAAGAACAGAGGCGCCGATCTTGACGACCTCAAGCAGCAG CAGGAGAATGTCTTGGCTGAGTCAAGGATGATGGTCCCAGACTGCCATAAGAGACTTGACGCCGCAGTGGCAGACCTGAAAGCAACTCTG GCCGAATTGATGAGATAG
- the LOC124693561 gene encoding tubulin-folding cofactor A-like isoform X2, with product MATLRSLKIKTSTCMRVARELRSYEEVVGREAAKTAVMKNRGADLDDLKQQENVLAESRMMVPDCHKRLDAAVADLKATLAELMR from the exons ATGGCGACTCTGAGGAGCCTCAAGATCAAGACCTCGACGTGCATGAGGGTGGCCAGGGAGCTGCGGTCGTACGaggaggtggtggggagggaggcgGCCAAGACCGCCGTCATGAAGAACAGAGGCGCCGATCTTGACGACCTCAAGCAGCAG GAGAATGTCTTGGCTGAGTCAAGGATGATGGTCCCAGACTGCCATAAGAGACTTGACGCCGCAGTGGCAGACCTGAAAGCAACTCTG GCCGAATTGATGAGATAG